The following are encoded together in the Bos javanicus breed banteng chromosome X, ARS-OSU_banteng_1.0, whole genome shotgun sequence genome:
- the RAB39B gene encoding ras-related protein Rab-39B has product MEAIWLYQFRLIVIGDSTVGKSCLIRRFTEGRFAQVSDPTVGVDFFSRLVEIEPGKRIKLQIWDTAGQERFRSITRAYYRNSVGGLLLFDITNRRSFQNVHEWLEETKVHVQPYQIVFVLVGHKCDLDTQRQVTRHEAEKLAAAYGMKYIETSARDAINVEKAFTDLTRDIYELVKRGDITIQEGWEGVKSGFVPNVVHSSEEVVKSERRCLC; this is encoded by the exons ATGGAGGCCATCTGGCTGTATCAGTTCCGGCTGATTGTCATCGGGGATTCCACGGTGGGCAAGTCGTGTCTGATCCGCCGCTTCACCGAGGGCCGCTTTGCCCAGGTTTCGGACCCGACGGTGGGGGTGGATTTCTTCTCCCGTCTGGTGGAGATCGAACCCGGAAAACGCATCAAGCTCCAGATCTGGGATACCGCGGGTCAAGAGAGGTTCAG ATCCATCACTCGTGCCTACTACAGGAACTCAGTAGGTGGTCTTCTCTTATTTGACATTACCAACCGCAGGTCTTTCCAGAATGTCCACGAGTGGTTAGAAGAGACCAAAGTACACGTCCAGCCCTACCAAATTGTATTCGTTCTCGTGGGTCACAAGTGTGACCTGGATACACAGAGGCAAGTGACTCGCCACGAGGCTGAGAAACTGGCTGCTGCGTATGGCATGAAGTACATTGAAACGTCAGCCCGAGACGCCATTAACGTAGAGAAGGCCTTCACAGACCTGACAAGAGACATATATGAGCTGGTGAAAAGGGGGGATATTACCATCCAGGAGGGCTGGGAAGGGGTGAAGAGTGGATTTGTCCCCAACGTGGTTCACTCTTCAGAAGAGGTAGTCAAATCAGAGAGAAGATGTTTGTGCTAG